In Brassica rapa cultivar Chiifu-401-42 chromosome A06, CAAS_Brap_v3.01, whole genome shotgun sequence, a single window of DNA contains:
- the LOC103875241 gene encoding L-type lectin-domain containing receptor kinase S.6 encodes MNPFLLFFFHLILLLTQDFPALSLRFSPSQPNLTLYGDAFFRGHTISLTQQQPCFPSPSPRNCSSSGIGRALYVYPIKFLDLSTNTTASFSCRFSFTIIASPSCPFGDGFAFLIASNADSFTFSNGFLGLPDPALDPLGSFVAVEFDTAFDPSHGDINDNHVGIDVNSIVSVASVDAISKGIDLKSGREMMVWIEYSDVLKLIRVWVGYSRVKPKSPVLSAQVDLAGKFREYMHVGFSASNALGSAFHIVERWKFRTFGSHPDAVQEDDDWLVCFENPGNTRHRYGLDVRVSVVGLRIPFWSLLPGLAAVVVLTAFIAYSLIRGKKRIVCEGVGLNRVPGRLSLAEIKSATSGFNENTIVGHGASATVYRGSIPMVGSVAVKRFDRAHWPQCNRNPFTTEFTTMTGYLRHKNLVQFQGWCSEGTETALVFEYLPNGSLSDFLHKKPSSDPSEEFVVLSWKQRVNIILGVASALTYLHEECERQIIHRDVKSCNIMLDAEFNAKLGDFGLAEVYEHSAMLSGRNATLPAGTMGYLAPEYVYTGVPSEKSDVYSFGVVILEVCTGRRPVGDDGSILIDLMWSLWEKGKVLDGVDVMLKEEFDAEEMERVLMVGMVCSHPDCDKRPRVKEAVRIIRGEAPLPVLPAKRPLLRIHLATEADEMIADSLVGEELPWMTPKSHF; translated from the coding sequence ATGAATCCgtttctcctcttcttcttccacctCATTCTCCTTCTCACCCAAGATTTTCCCGCCCTTTCTCTCCGTTTCTCTCCGTCGCAGCCCAACCTAACCCTCTACGGCGACGCCTTCTTCCGCGGCCACACCATCTCCCTCACCCAGCAACAGCCCTGTTTCCCCTCACCCTCGCCGCGAAACTGCTCCTCCTCCGGCATCGGACGCGCCCTCTACGTCTACCCGATCAAGTTCCTAGACCTCTCCACCAACACCACAGCTTCTTTCTCCTGCCGCTTCTCCTTCACCATCATCGCCTCCCCTTCTTGCCCCTTCGGCGACGGCTTCGCCTTCTTGATCGCCTCCAACGCCGATTCTTTCACCTTCTCCAACGGCTTCTTGGGTCTCCCCGACCCGGCTCTAGACCCGCTCGGCTCCTTCGTAGCCGTCGAGTTCGATACAGCTTTCGACCCGAGTCATGGAGATATCAACGATAACCACGTCGGAATCGACGTGAACTCAATCGTCTCCGTCGCTTCCGTGGACGCGATTTCGAAAGGGATTGATCTTAAGAGCGGGAGAGAGATGATGGTGTGGATTGAGTATAGCGACGTTCTGAAACTCATCAGAGTTTGGGTTGGGTACTCACGGGTTAAGCCCAAGAGTCCGGTTTTATCAGCACAGGTTGATCTCGCTGGGAAGTTTAGAGAGTACATGCACGTCGGCTTCTCTGCTTCTAACGCACTTGGTTCGGCGTTTCATATCGTGGAGAGGTGGAAATTTAGAACCTTTGGGTCTCACCCTGACGCGGTTCAAGAAGATGACGACTGGTTGGTTTGTTTTGAGAATCCTGGGAACACTCGCCACCGTTATGGTTTGGATGTTAGGGTTTCGGTTGTTGGGTTAAGGATCCCATTTTGGAGTCTCTTACCTGGTTTAGCTGCTGTTGTTGTTCTCACTGCGTTTATTGCTTACTCGTTGATTCGAGGAAAGAAGAGGATTGTTTGTGAAGGAGTAGGGCTGAACAGGGTCCCGGGAAGATTATCCTTGGCTGAGATAAAGTCTGCAACTTCGGGGTTCAACGAGAACACAATCGTGGGTCATGGAGCTTCAGCAACTGTGTATAGAGGCTCCATTCCGATGGTTGGATCCGTGGCTGTTAAGCGGTTTGATCGGGCTCACTGGCCACAGTGTAACCGCAACCCTTTCACCACGGAGTTTACTACAATGACGGGTTACTTGCGGCACAAGAATCTAGTTCAGTTTCAGGGTTGGTGTAGTGAAGGAACAGAGACGGCTTTGGTGTTTGAGTACTTGCCTAATGGAAGTTTGAGTGACTTCCTTCACAAGAAACCTTCATCGGATCCGTCAGAAGAATTCGTAGTCCTCTCTTGGAAGCAGAGGGTGAACATCATTCTCGGTGTGGCCTCTGCGCTTACTTATCTACACGAAGAATGCGAGAGACAGATCATCCACCGTGATGTCAAGTCCTGTAACATAATGCTTGACGCTGAGTTCAACGCAAAGTTAGGTGATTTCGGGTTAGCTGAGGTTTACGAGCATAGTGCGATGTTATCTGGACGCAACGCTACTCTCCCAGCAGGTACCATGGGTTACTTAGCACCTGAATACGTTTACACAGGTGTACCTTCCGAAAAATCCGACGTTTACAGCTTCGGTGTGGTGATTCTTGAGGTGTGTACGGGGCGTAGACCGGTTGGAGATGACGGGTCAATACTTATAGACCTGATGTGGAGTCTCTGGGAGAAAGGGAAGGTCCTGGATGGTGTTGATGTTATGCTGAAGGAAGAGTTTGATGCAGAGGAAATGGAAAGAGTGCTGATGGTTGGGATGGTATGTTCACATCCTGACTGTGATAAGCGGCCGAGGGTGAAGGAGGCTGTGAGGATTATTCGTGGGGAGGCTCCGCTGCCAGTTCTTCCGGCAAAGAGACCTTTGCTGAGGATACATTTGGCTACGGAGGCGGACGAGATGATTGCCGATAGTTTGGTTGGGGAGGAACTTCCGTGGATGACGCCTAAGTCACACTTTTAG
- the LOC103875244 gene encoding uncharacterized RNA methyltransferase pc1998, which translates to MHSSTLFSFGARYPNITCRVSPPVSPPVASLSLPSSSPDSLACSLQCPHFQSCSGCTQELNLHRPAVVDEASGFFKRYGVEDFTFDSCRLWGWRCRAKLAVRGTSDNALIGLYQEGTHSVVDIPECKAHHPNINAAIELLREGIKVFDVVPFDEDQGTGDLRYVQMAVTTHSTSLRAPERYKNGKVQVSLVWNSRNEKSHNADKLQALSSFLWRKGGPNSKFHLIHSVWANFQTSTNNIIFGNRWRHLLGERDFWEHVGGIDISLDPSSFGQANTRAFDSLLWKLHKYVPGGSSVADLYAGAGVIGLSLATSRKCSSVKCIEVNKEARLSFEKTIQRLPNSLNCSITWHHADASVNPLSWIIGTDVVVVDPPRRGLDASLRQILESVPSIEKRMRSSSQSTSSNAKEEKRPWILRARELSVQAGNKLTPEESNSLPQRLIYISCGWESFKEDCKSLLSSRAWELEKAHGFNFFPGTDSIEVLAVFKRRVVMKKKKKSGVKKVGLKKVRAK; encoded by the exons ATGCATTCTTCGACGCTTTTCTCCTTCGGCGCTCGTTATCCAAACATAACCTGCCGCGTGTCACCTCCGGTTTCGCCTCCCGTCGCTTCTCTTTCTCTCCCGTCAAGCTCCCCCGACTCGCTAGCTTGCTCCCTGCAGTGCCCTCATTTCCAATC GTGCTCAGGCTGCACGCAGGAGCTCAATCTCCATCGTCCGGCTGTTGTAGACGAAGCTTCAGGCTTCTTCAAGCGTTACGGCGTTGAAGATTTCACTTTCGATAGTTGTAGACTG TGGGGATGGAGGTGCAGAGCAAAGCTAGCCGTTCGTGGCACGTCGGATAATGCATTGATAGGGCTGTACCAAGAGGGAACTCACTCCGTTGTAGATATCCCTGAATGTAAAG CTCATCATCCTAATATTAATGCTGCCATCGAGTTACTGAGAGAAG GTATTAAGGTGTTCGATGTGGTGCCATTTGATGAGGATCAGGGCACTGGGGACTTGCGATATGTTCAG ATGGCTGTTACGACGCACAGTACATCACTTCGTGCCCCAGAGAGATACAAAAATG GAAAAGTGCAGGTGTCCCTGGTCTGGAACTCCAGAAATGAGAAATCTCATAACGCAGATAAGTTGCAAGCTTTGTCCAGC TTCCTGTGGAGAAAGGGTGGACCCAATTCCAAGTTTCACCTGATCCATTCTGTCTGGGCTAACTTCCAGACATCAACCAACAAT ATAATCTTTGGAAACAGATGGAGGCATCTTTTAGGTGAGAGAGATTTCTGGGAGCACGTTGGAGGAATTGACATATCCTTGGATCCTTCCAGTTTTGGCCAAGCAAATACACGG GCTTTTGATAGCTTGCTTTGGAAACTACATAAGTATGTTCCTGGCGGATCATCTGTTGCTGATCTATACGCAGGAGCCGGGGTAATTGGACTATCGTTAGCTACATCGAGGAAATGCAG TTCTGTCAAATGCATTGAGGTTAACAAAGAAGCTAGGCTGTCTTTTGAGAAAACAATCCAGAGGTTGCCAAACTCGTTGAATTGCAGCATCACTTGGCACCATGCAGATGCTTCAGTT AACCCACTTTCGTGGATTATAGGAACAGATGTAGTCGTGGTGGATCCTCCAAGGAGAGGTCTGGATGCTTCTCTCCGTCAGATTTTGGAGTCTGTTCCCTCCATTGAGAAAAGAATGAGGTCTTCATCACAGAG TACAAGCTCGAATGCAAAAGAGGAGAAGAGGCCGTGGATATTAAGAGCAAGGGAACTTTCAGTTCAAGCTGGCAACAAGCTGACCCCTGAGGAGAGCAATTCTCTACCGCAAAGACTCATTTATATAAGCTGTGGTTGGGAAAGCTTTAAGGAG GATTGCAAGTCGTTGTTATCTAGCAGAGCATGGGAGCTGGAAAAAGCACATGGCTTTAACTTCTTTCCCGGAACTGACAG CATTGAAGTCTTGGCCGTATTCAAGAGAAGGGTTGtgatgaagaaaaagaagaaatcgGGAGTAAAGAAAGTGGGGTTAAAGAAAGTGCGTGCTAAGTAG
- the LOC103875243 gene encoding chloride channel protein CLC-b: MEEDLHQIVNSCNYNGEEEEQGDPESNTLNQPLVKANRTLSSTPLALVGTKVSHIESLDYEINENDLFKHDWRKRSKTQVLQYIFLKWTFACLIGLFTGLIATLINLAVENIAGYKLLAVGHFLAQERYVTGLMVFAGGNLGLTLVASVLCVCFAPTAAGPGIPEIKAYLNGIDTPNMFGATTMIVKIIGSIGAVAAGLDLGKEGPLVHIGTCIASLLGQGGPDNHRLKWRWLRYFNNDRDRRDLITCGSAAGVCAAFRSPVGGVLFALEEVATWWRSALLWRTFFSTAVVVVVLREFIEICNSGKCGLFGRGGLIMFDVSHVTYTYHATDIIPVMLIGVIGGVLGSLYNHFLHKVLRLYNLINQKGKIHKVLLALTVSLFTSVCLYGLPFLAKCTPCDPSIEERCPTNGRSGNFKQFHCPKGYYSDLATLLLTTNDDAVRNIFSSNTPNEFSMGSLWIFFVLYCILGLFTFGIATPSGLFLPIILMGSAYGRMLGGLMGSYTSIDQGLYAVLGAASLMAGSMRMTVSLCVIFLELTNNLLLLPITMIVLLIAKTVGDSFNPSIYDIILHLKGLPFLEANPEPWMRNLSVGELGDAKPPVVTLQGVEKVAKIVDVLRNTTHNAFPVLDEAEVPPQMGLGTGAIELHGLILRAHLVKVLKKRWFLTEKRRTEEWEVREKFPWDELAEREDNFDDVAITSSEMQMYVDLHPLTNTTPYTVMENMSVAKALVLFRQVGLRHLLIVPRIQASGRSPVIGILTRQDLRAYNILQAFPHLEKSKGRKAH, encoded by the exons ATGGAAGAAGATTTACACCAGATTGTTAATAGTTGTAACTACAATGGAGAAGAGGAAGAGCAAGGAGACCCAGAGAGCAACACACTGAACCAGCCTCTGGTTAAGGCTAACCGAACACTATCTTCAACTCCACTTGCTTTGGTCGGTACAAAGGTTTCTCACATCGAGAGCTTGGACTATGA AATAAACGAGAACGATTTGTTTAAACATGATTGGAGAAAAAGATCAAAGACACAAGTGCTTCAATACATATTCTTGAAATGGACATTCGCTTGTCTTATCGGTCTATTCACTGGTCTTATCGCCACTCTCATCAACTTAGCCGTCGAAAACATCGCTGGCTACAAGCTTTTGGCAGTTGGTCACTTCCTCGCCCAAGAAAG GTATGTAACAGGTCTGATGGTCTTTGCTGGCGGGAATCTAGGGCTGACGTTGGTTGCGTCAGTGCTTTGTGTATGCTTTGCTCCCACGGCTGCTGGGCCTGGCATTCCTGAGATCAAAGCTTATCTTAATGGCATCGACACTCCCAACATGTTTGGTGCTACCACTATGATCGTTAAG ATCATTGGAAGCATTGGAGCGGTTGCAGCTGGACTTGATCTAGGCAAAGAAGGTCCTCTAGTTCACATAGGAACCTGCATAGCTTCATTGCTCGGGCAAGGCGGACCAGACAACCACCGGTTAAAGTGGCGGTGGCTTCGTTACTTCAACAACGACAGAGACCGAAGGGATCTTATAACGTGTGGCTCAGCAGCTGGAGTCTGTGCAGCCTTCAGGTCACCTGTGGGAGGCGTGCTTTTCGCGCTCGAGGAAGTCGCCACTTGGTGGAGAAGCGCCTTGTTGTGGCGGACTTTCTTCAGCACAGCGGTTGTTGTGGTTGTTCTAAGGGAGTTCATAGAGATATGCAACTCAGGCAAGTGTGGATTGTTTGGAAGAGGAGGGCTTATCATGTTTGATGTGAGTCATGTAACTTATACTTACCATGCGACTGATATAATCCCTGTCATGTTGATTGGTGTCATCGGTGGAGTTCTTGGGAGTCTCTACAATCACTTTCTCCATAAAGTTCTCCGGCTTTACAATCTCATCAACCA GAAGGGTAAGATCCATAAGGTGCTTCTTGCTCTTACTGTATCTCTCTTCACATCGGTTTGTCTCTACGGTCTTCCTTTCTTAGCGAAATGCACGCCTTGTGACCCCTCCATAGAAGAGAGATGCCCAACGAATGGTAGATCAGGAAACTTCAAACAGTTCCATTGCCCAAAAGGCTACTACAGTGATCTAGCTACTCTGCTTCTCACCACCAACGATGATGCTGTCAGGAACATCTTCTCTTCCAACACTCCTAATGAGTTCAGCATGGGCTCCCTCTGGATATTCTTTGTTCTCTACTGCATCTTGGGGCTTTTCACATTTGGTATTGCAACGCCGTCTGGTCTCTTCCTCCCAATCATCCTCATGGGTTCTGCGTATGGAAGAATGCTTGGTGGGTTGATGGGATCTTACACTAGCATTGACCAAGGGCTTTACGCTGTCCTTGGCGCAGCTTCGCTCATGGCTGGATCCATGAGGATGACTGTATCACTCTGTGTTATATTTCTTGAACTCACCAACAACCTTCTTTTGCTTCCCATTACGATGATAGTGCTTCTGATTGCCAAAACTGTGGGAGATAGCTTTAACCCAAGTATCTATGATATCATACTGCATCTTAAGGGGTTACCTTTCTTGGAAGCGAATCCGGAGCCGTGGATGAGGAACCTCTCCGTTGGTGAGCTTGGTGATGCTAAGCCTCCGGTTGTAACCCTGCAAGGTGTAGAGAAGGTTGCTAAGATAGTTGATGTGCTAAGGAACACGACGCATAATGCGTTCCCTGTTTTAGATGAAGCAGAAGTACCTCCTCAAATGGGTCTAGGAACTGGGGCTATAGAGCTTCATGGGTTGATCCTGAGAGCCCACCTGGTTAAAGTTCTGAAAAAGAGATGGTTCTTGacagagaagagaagaacagAGGAGTGGGAGGTCAGGGAGAAGTTTCCATGGGATGAACTGGCTGAGAGAGAAGACAACTTTGACGATGTGGCAATCACAAGCTCTGAGATGCAAATGTATGTTGATCTTCATCCTCTCACTAACACAACACCTTACACTGTTATGGAGAACATGTCTGTGGCCAAGGCTTTGGTGCTGTTCCGGCAAGTGGGACTCCGACATTTGCTTATTGTTCCCAGGATTCAAGCCTCAGGA AGATCTCCTGTCATTGGGATCTTAACCAGGCAGGATCTAAGGGCATACAACATTCTACAAGCTTTTCCTCACTTGGAAAAATCCAAAGGTAGAAAAGCACACTGA
- the LOC103875242 gene encoding uridine kinase-like protein 2, chloroplastic, with protein sequence MPEDSTSIDYVMEKASGPHFSGLRLDGLLSSPSKSANSSPSPFRSGVPSFSQISDPAAPNQPFVIGVTGGTASGKTTVCDMIIQQLHDHRIVLVNQDSFYRGLTSEELERVQEYNFDHPDAFDTEQLLHCIDTLKSGQPYQIPIYDFKTHQRKSDAFRQVNACDVIILEGILVFHDSRVRDLMNMKIFVDTDADVRLARRIRRDTVERGRDVDSVLEQYAKFVKPAFDDFVLPSKKYADVIIPRGGDNHVAVDLIVQHIHTKLGQHDLCKIYPNLFVIQSTFQIRGMHTLIREKDISKHDFVFYSDRLIRLVVEHGLGHLPFTEKQVVTPTGSVYSGVDFCKKLCGVSIIRSGESMENALRACCKGIKIGKILIHREGDNGTQLIYEKLPSDISERHVLLLDPVLGTGNCASQAIELLMRKGVPESHIIFLNLISAPEGIHCICKRFPLLKIVTSEIDQCLNEDFRVIPGLGEYGDRYFGTDE encoded by the exons ATGCCGGAAGACTCTACGTCGATTGACTACGTCATGGAGAAGGCATCGGGGCCTCACTTCTCCGGTCTTCGCCTCGACGGCCTTCTCTCTTCTCCGTCCAAATCCGCCAACTCTTCCCCTTCTCCCTTCCGTTCCGGTGTTCCATCTTTCTCCCAGATTTCCGATCCCGCCGCGCCTAATCAGCCTTTCGTCATCG GAGTTACTGGTGGTACAGCTTCTGGTAAGACCACGGTGTGTGACATGATCATCCAGCAGCTTCATGATCATCGCATTGTTCTTGTTAACCAG GATTCCTTTTACCGTGGTCTGACATCTGAAGAACTGGAGCGTGTGCAAGAATACAATTTCGATCATCCTG ATGCATTTGATACTGAGCAGCTTTTGCATTGCATTGATACACTCAAGAGTGGCCAACCCTATCAAATTCCAATTTACGACTTCAAGACCCATCAACGTAAATCAGATGCTTTTCGCCAG GTCAATGCTTGTGATGTCATAATTTTGGAAGGGATTCTAGTTTTTCATGACTCACGAGTTCGGGATCTGATGAATATGAAGATCTTCGTTGACACAG ATGCTGATGTGAGGCTTGCTCGCAGAATCAGACGTGACACTGTTGAGAGGGGTAGGGATGTTGATTCTGTGCTTGAACAG TATGCAAAGTTTGTGAAGCCTGCGTTTGATGATTTTGTGCTCCCTTCAAAGAAATATGCCGATGTGATCATTCCTCGTGGAGGTGACAATCACGTTGCAGTTGATTTGATTGTGCAACATATCCACACAAAACTTGGGCAACATGATCTCTGCAAAATCTACCCAAATCTTTTTGTTATCCAATCAACATTTCAG ATAAGAGGCATGCATACACTTATTCGAGAGAAGGACATATCAAAACATGACTTTGTGTTTTACTCAGATCGCCTCATTCGTCTT GTTGTAGAGCATGGTCTTGGCCATTTGCCATTCACTGAGAAACAAGTAGTTACTCCAACAG GATCTGTGTATAGCGGTGTTGATTTCTGCAAGAAACTTTGTGGAGTCTCAATCATTCGAAG TGGTGAAAGCATGGAAAACGCGTTACGTGCATGTTGCAAAGGAATTAAAATTGGGAAGATTCTTATTCATCGTGAAGGCGACAACGGAACGCAg CTTATATATGAGAAGCTTCCAAGTGATATCTCCGAGCGCCATGTCCTGCTTCTAGATCCCGTTTTAGGCACAG GTAACTGTGCAAGTCAGGCGATAGAACTACTCATGCGTAAAGGAGTCCCTGAATCTCACATAATATTCCTCAATCTTATCTCG GCTCCAGAAGGAATCCATTGCATCTGCAAACGGTTTCCACTGTTGAAGATTGTGACATCGGAAATAGATCAATGTCTGAATGAAGACTTTAGGGTTATACCAGGCTTGGGTGAGTATGGCGATCGCTACTTCGGTACTGACGAGTAA